In Microcaecilia unicolor chromosome 1, aMicUni1.1, whole genome shotgun sequence, the following are encoded in one genomic region:
- the LOC115459979 gene encoding gastrula zinc finger protein XlCGF26.1-like: MTVDEKTFINKGSVTKYQKNDTDERLSACSSHDKSFSQEENVIRNTKFHPEEILVSSAECKKKFSHRETFTDHKTAQIGEQSMTTTKSEKVVYRKTDLSNFSRKGNLTNHQRIHTGMKPFICTECNKSFTQKGHLTRHQRIHTGMKPFICSECNKSFSQKGNLTKHQRIHKGVKPFICTECNKSFTHKTSLTIHQRIHTGMKPFICTECNKSFTQKGHLTKHQRIHTGMKPLNCTECNKSFTRKTSLTNHQRIHTGMKPFICTECNKSFSQKGNLTRHQRIHTGMKPFICTKCNKSFTHKTSLTIHQRIHTGVKPFICTECNKSFTHKTSLTMHKRIHKGMNPLNCTECNKSFSQKGHLTKHQRIHTGMKPTICTECNKSFSQEQYLKKHQRIHTGVKPFICTECNKSFNHKISLIKHQRIHTGMKPFICTECNKSFSQKTSLKKHQRIHTGMKPFICSECNKSFSREQYLKKHQRIHTGVKPFICTECSKSFNHKTSLTIHQRIHTGMKPFICTECNKSFTQKGHLTIHQRIHTGVKPFICTECNKSFTHKISLTIHQRIH; this comes from the exons ATGACAGTAGATGAGAAGACCTTTATCAATAAAGGAAGCGTTACAAAATACCAGAAAAATGACACTGATGAGAGATTATCTGCATGTTCTAGTCAtgacaaaagcttcagtcaggaagaaaatgtcataagaaatacaaaattccACCCAGAAGAGATACTAGTTTCAAGTGctgaatgtaagaaaaaattCAGCCATAGAGAAACATTCACAGATCATAAAACAGCTCAGATTGGTGAACAATCAATGACTACTACTAAATCTGAAAAAGTCGTTTACAGAAAGACAGACCTCTCAAA cttcagtcggaagggaaATCTCACAAatcaccagagaattcacacaggaatgaaaccattcatctgcactgagtgtaataaaagcttcactcagaagggacacctcaccagacaccagagaattcacacaggaatgaaaccattcatctgcagtgagtgtaataaaagcttcagtcagaagggaaatctcacaaaacaccagagaatccacaaaggagtgaaaccattcatatgtactgagtgtaataaaagcttcactcacaaaacaagcctcacaatacaccagagaatccacacaggaatgaaaccattcatctgcactgagtgtaataaaagcttcactcagaagggacacctcacaaaacaccagagaattcacacaggaatgaaaccacttaactgtactgagtgtaataaaagcttcactcgcaaaacaagcctcacaaatcaccagagaattcacacaggaatgaaaccattcatctgcactgagtgtaataaaagcttcagtcagaagggaaacctcaccagacaccagagaattcacacaggaatgaaaccattcatctgtactaagtgtaataaaagcttcactcacaaaacaagcctcacaatacaccagagaatccacacaggagtgaaaccattcatctgtactgagtgtaataaaagcttcactcacaaaacaagcctcacaatgcacaagagaatccacaaaggaatGAATCCACttaactgcactgagtgtaataaaagcttcagtcagaagggacacctcacaaaacaccagagaattcacacaggaatgaaaccaaccatctgcactgagtgtaataaaagcttcagtcaagaGCAATACCTcaaaaaacaccagagaatccacacaggagtgaaaccgttcatctgcactgagtgtaataaaagcttcaatcacaaaataagcctcataaaacaccagagaatccacacaggaatgaaaccattcatctgcactgagtgtaataaaagctttagtcAAAAAACAAGCCTcaaaaaacaccagagaatccatacaggaatgaaaccgttcatctgcagtgaatgtaataaaagcttcagtcgggaGCAATACCTcaaaaaacaccagagaatccacacaggagtgaaaccgttcatctgcactgagtgtagtaaaagcttcaatcacaaaacaagcctcacaatacaccagagaatccacacaggaatgaaaccattcatctgcactgagtgtaataaaagcttcactcagaagggacacctcacaatacaccagagaatccacacaggagtgaaaccattcatctgcactgagtgtaataaaagcttcactcacaaaataagcctaacaatacaccagagaatccac